In the Candidatus Cloacimonas acidaminovorans str. Evry genome, one interval contains:
- a CDS encoding FecR family protein, which yields MKKIFLFAIILILTVNLLAVESVAIISASKGKVDLRRAAKVIKHKTGDFLQNNDEIRTGGESFAAYKYIDGSATVKVFSHSIVQVYASAKDKKLAKTVKLNQGSVFSQIKSDSGPFSVQTPTTVASVKGTGFMAKFDEQEQTKFIVTEGELELKILDKTETQSVAAGNTAIIQADGSFEIRPSTEEDIQEIELTELESMQEKEIRKMRIPVVAPNGQTRYIDITW from the coding sequence ATGAAAAAGATATTTCTTTTCGCTATCATCCTCATTTTAACCGTTAATTTATTAGCTGTGGAATCAGTAGCTATTATTTCCGCCTCTAAAGGTAAAGTGGATTTACGCAGAGCAGCAAAAGTGATTAAACATAAAACCGGTGATTTTTTGCAGAATAATGATGAAATACGCACCGGAGGAGAATCCTTTGCTGCTTATAAATATATTGACGGTTCTGCTACTGTAAAGGTCTTTTCTCATTCTATCGTGCAGGTTTATGCTTCCGCCAAAGACAAAAAGCTTGCCAAAACAGTTAAACTAAACCAGGGGAGCGTTTTTTCCCAAATAAAAAGTGATTCCGGACCCTTTTCCGTACAAACGCCAACTACTGTTGCTTCCGTTAAAGGAACCGGTTTTATGGCTAAATTTGATGAGCAGGAACAGACCAAATTCATTGTTACCGAAGGGGAATTGGAATTGAAAATTTTGGATAAAACCGAAACCCAATCAGTTGCTGCAGGAAATACTGCTATCATTCAAGCAGATGGCAGTTTTGAAATCAGACCCAGCACGGAAGAAGACATCCAGGAAATTGAATTAACAGAACTGGAATCAATGCAGGAAAAAGAAATCAGGAAAATGCGTATACCGGTTGTTGCTCCTAATGGCCAAACCAGGTATATTGATATTACCTGGTAG